One window of Magallana gigas chromosome 2, xbMagGiga1.1, whole genome shotgun sequence genomic DNA carries:
- the LOC105335564 gene encoding bromodomain-containing protein 3 isoform X1, with amino-acid sequence MLMTGKTMQAEMTRASGDSVAQSPVMQNSSNEYNFPSDSESLKMNDSDANDAASPASSCPPGEQSKPSDRPKGRKTNQLQYLQKTVLKAVWRHQYAWPFHKPVDIKLLNLPDYYDIIKQPMDLGTIKERLETNFYYSATECIQDFNQMFTNCYIYNNPKEDIVLMAQVLEKLFLQKVAQMPPESNIAIQEKELPAAPKKTPKVKVATPRNLKSAVTTSVQQASSSTPNSLTSTTAFVPSSIEVNAPSPANVTTTASGSEPESKTAIASSTSNIGGMMDHNVVPPAQPTKTVKRGVKRKADTTTPVLVASSPGDPLYEPSPKVEKKIINSVSTPVMPGKIPAVRRESNRKIIKPKRDLPDEQVGEKSQHGGKSKKGKMSEQLKYCNNLMKELFSKKHQAYAWPFYKPVDADVLGLHDYHDIIKKPMDLGTIKKKMESREYKTAAQFAEDVRLIFTNCYRYNPTDSDVVVMARKLQDVFEVKYATMPEETETGNGLDDSDSDDSDLPESESEDEDSEDEREQKIKEITETIKNLQEQLAKLTEEHMQKLKMKKERKESKKVRKKKKDRPSVKSVLGETETPSSMPISSVSSMVPQTVDTSKPAKTPKNKANKKSPSETKKKRTTNKNVTSAKKTKNSNLIGQLPTQPVPMDSDDEDNAKPMTYDEKRQLSLDINKLPGDKLGRVVYIIQSREPSLRDSNPDEIEIDFETLKPSTLRELESYVMSCLKKNKRKPYTRKDSGKSREEAQKEKKQELKKQLEDVKAQLGGSASAKKPNKKEESGTVDVVGGSSRLSGSSSSSSGSDSSSSSDSSSSSDSSDSESGSPEKKTKGKKNQKFKTPEKGHGMKGAPGSPAMSPPMRIHIGGSNTVMVSPQPQLQAPPPLVHNASHYSSQPMMPSAPLTSQPPPLLHSTQTTGTPLPSINNLPTPVIHPNAAAMEVSAVRPMTHSLPQQPSRPVAMATAKPVVKSTNLYVSVPAVNPPVMGNKPAVMAVSPPISNNSPPEQKYYPDARPISPPMGMSLPTNPVMDRSKDLGAPKFFISDDDSSNSPKSSPSKSVPPAPPGATVSATGVGVSFGVGGPSQMGQHNMNDVGRKPELSKSLAQQVKKQDGLRMKNAASWNSLAAGGSSSSVKKTNAMQTFELYRKQAKEKEEREKAIKMQEEQRKMYKENMERERQREEREKLREKEEEEALDMARRSQQEQERRQQIEAEKLAAAKERERKKEQERRKREAMAHKIDMNAQSEMMAAFEETM; translated from the exons ATGCTGATGACTGGGAAGACTATGCAAGCAGAAATGACAAG AGCCAGTGGTGACTCTGTTGCACAGAGTCCAGTTATGCAGAACTCttcaaatgaatataatttCCCCAGTGACTCGGAGTCTTTAAAAATG AATGACTCTGATGCCAATGATGCTGCTTCTCCTGCATCCTCCTGCCCTCCTGGGGAGCAGTCAAAGCCAAGTGATCGGCCAAAGGGACGCAAAACAAATCAGCTCCAGTACCTACAGAAAACTGTTCTCAAGGCAGTATGGAGGCATCAGTATGCTTGGCCTTTTCACAAGCCTGTGGACATTAAACTTCTCAATTTGCCA gATTATTATGACATAATAAAGCAACCAATGGACCTGGGAACAATAAAGGAAAGATTAGAAACAAATTTTTACTACTCGGCAACTGAATGCATTCAAGACTTTAATCAGATGTTTACAAACTGTTACATTTACAACAATCCAAAAGag gACATAGTGTTAATGGCACAGGTTTTGGAGAAGCTGTTTTTACAAAAAGTGGCCCAAATGCCACCAGAA AGTAATATTGCAATTCAGGAGAAAGAGCTGCCTGCAGCTCCAAAGAAAACCCCTAAAGTCAAAGTTGCCACACCTCGCAACCTCAAGTCTGCCGTAACAACATCAGTCCAACAGGCTTCATCAAGTACTCCAAACTCTTTGACCTCTACAACGGCATTTGTCCCCAGTTCCATAGAAGTCAATGCTCCGTCTCCTGCTAATGTGACCACGACTGCTTCAGGGTCTGAGCCCGAATCCAAAACTGCTATTGCCAGTAGTACATCCAACATTGGAGGCATGATGGATCACAATGTTGTTCCTCCTGCTCAACCCACCAAG ACAGTAAAGCGAGGGGTGAAAAGGAAAGCAGACACAACCACTCCTGTACTTGTGGCCTCATCACCGGGGGATCCGCTGTATGAGCCAAGTCCCAAGgtggagaaaaaaattatcaactcTGTGAGCACACCTGTCATGCCAGGGAAGATCCCTGCTGTAAGGAGGGAGAGCAATAGAAAAATCATCAAGCCCAAGAGGGATCTGCCTGACGAACAGGTAGGTGAAAAG AGCCAGCATGGTGGAAAGAgtaaaaaggggaaaatgtcAGAACAGTTGAAGTACTGTAACAATTTAATGAAGGAGTTGTTTTCCAAAAAACACCAG GCTTATGCCTGGCCCTTTTACAAACCAGTTGATGCTGATGTACTTGGTCTTCATGATTACCATGATATCATCAAGAAGCCTATGGATTTGGGAACAATCAAA AAAAAGATGGAAAGTCGTGAATACAAGACAGCAGCTCAGTTTGCAGAGGATGTGAGATTAATATTTACAAACTGCTATAGATATAACCCTACAGATAGTGATGTAGTTGTAATGGCACGTAAACTTCAGGATGTGTTTGAAGTGAAATATGCCACTATGCCAGAAGAAACAGAAACTGGCAATGGCTTAGACGACAGTGATAGTGATGATTCAGACCTACCGGAGTCCGAGTCAGAGGATGAGGATAGTGAAGACGAGAGGGAAcaaaaaattaaggaaataaCAGAAACG attaaaaatttacaagagCAGCTAGCAAAATTGACAGAAGAGCATATgcaaaagttaaaaatgaagaaagaacGCAAAGAGAGCAAAAAAGTtcggaaaaagaaaaaagatagaCCAAGTGTGAAATCTGTGTTAGGGGAGACAGAGACTCCTTCATCAATGCCTATCTCTAGTGTTTCTTCTATGGTGCCACAAACAGTGGACACTTCTAAACCGGCAAAAACGCCGAAAaacaaagcaaataaaaaatctcCCTcagaaacaaaaaagaaaaggacTACTAACAAAAATGTGACTAgtgcaaagaaaacaaaaaattctaatttaattggACAACTGCCTACACAACCTGTACCCATGGACAGTGATGATGAAGACAATGCTAAACCAATGACTTATGATGAAAAGAGACAATTAAGTTTGGACATTAATAAACTGCCAG GTGACAAGTTGGGTAGAGTTGTGTATATTATTCAGTCAAGAGAGCCGTCCTTACGAGATTCAAATCCGGATGAAATAGAAATAGACTTTGAAACTCTAAAACCCTCAACACTTAGAGAACTTGAAAGCTATGTGATGTCATGCCTGAAGAAGAACAAAAGAAAACCATACA CAAGGAAAGATTCGGGTAAGTCAAGAGAGGAAGCGCAGAAGGAAAAGAAGCAGGAATTAAAGAAACAGTTGGAGGATGTGAAAGCACAGTTAGGGGGAAGTGCAAGTGCTAAGAAACCAAACAAGAAAG AAGAGAGTGGTACGGTGGATGTAGTAGGTGGCTCAAGTCGACTGAGTGGCAGCAGTAGTAGTTCATCAGGAAGTGACAGCAGCAGTTCTAGTGACTCTAGTAGCTCCTCAGACTCCAGTGATTCTGAGTCAG GCTCACCAGAGAAAAAGACCAAAGGAAAGAAAAACCAAAAATTCAAAACTCCTGAAAAGGGACATGGAATGAAG GGAGCTCCAGGGAGTCCTGCCATGTCCCCACCCATGAGAATTCATATTGGAGGTAGCAATACAGTGATGGTGTCACCCCAGCCACAGTTGCAAGCCCCTCCACCTTTGGTTCACAATGCCTCACATTACTCCAGTCAGCCAATGATGCCCTCTGCACCCCTCACCTCACAACCACCCCCACTCCTGCACAGCACACAGACGACGGGGACACCCCTACCCAGTATCAACAATCTACCAACACCCGTCATTCATCCCAACGCAGCAGCTATGG AAGTGTCTGCTGTGAGGCCAATGACTCATTCGCTTCCACAACAACCTAGTCGACCTGTTGCCATGGCAACAGCAAAACCAGTTGTAAAATCTACCA ATTTGTATGTTTCAGTTCCAGCTGTTAATCCCCCTGTTATGGGCAACAAGCCTGCAGTTATGGCAGTGTCCCCACCAATATCTAATAACTCACCTCCAGAGCAGAAATATTATCCAGACGCCAGACCAATATCACCACCAATGGGAATGTCCTTGCCAACCAATCCCGTCATGGATCGATCAAAAGACCTAGGAGCACCCAAGTTCTTCATCAGTGATGATGATTCAAGCAATAGTCCCAAATCAAGTCCATCAAAATCTGTGCCACCAGCACCCCCAGGGGCTACTGTCT CTGCCACAGGTGTGGGTGTATCGTTTGGCGTTGGAGGACCAAGTCAGATGGGTCAGCATAACATGAATGATGTGGGCAGAAAACCAGAACTTAGCAAAAGCTTGGCTCAGCAAGTAAAGAAG caggACGGTTTAAGGATGAAAAATGCTGCCTCATGGAATAGTCTTGCTGCTGGAGGATCATCTAGCTCTGTAAAGAAGACCAATGCTATGCAGACATTTGAGCTTTACCGAAAGCAGgcaaaagaaaaagaggaaagG GAAAAAGCAATTAAAATGCAAGAAGAACAAAGAAagatgtacaaagaaaatatggaaagagaaagacagagagagGAGAGGGAGAAATTGAG AGAAAAAGAAGAGGAGGAAGCTTTAGACATGGCTAGAAGATCTCAACAAGAACAAGAAAGAAGACAGCAGATAGAAGCCGAGAAATTAGCTGCTGCAAAGGAGAGAGAAAGGAAAAAGGAGCAGGAACGCCGAAAACGGGAAGCG ATGGCACACAAAATTGATATGAATGCTCAAAGTGAAATGATGGCTGCCTTTGAGGAGACAATGTGA
- the LOC105335564 gene encoding bromodomain-containing protein 3 isoform X5, producing the protein MLMTGKTMQAEMTRASGDSVAQSPVMQNSSNEYNFPSDSESLKMNDSDANDAASPASSCPPGEQSKPSDRPKGRKTNQLQYLQKTVLKAVWRHQYAWPFHKPVDIKLLNLPDYYDIIKQPMDLGTIKERLETNFYYSATECIQDFNQMFTNCYIYNNPKEDIVLMAQVLEKLFLQKVAQMPPEEKELPAAPKKTPKVKVATPRNLKSAVTTSVQQASSSTPNSLTSTTAFVPSSIEVNAPSPANVTTTASGSEPESKTAIASSTSNIGGMMDHNVVPPAQPTKTVKRGVKRKADTTTPVLVASSPGDPLYEPSPKVEKKIINSVSTPVMPGKIPAVRRESNRKIIKPKRDLPDEQVGEKSQHGGKSKKGKMSEQLKYCNNLMKELFSKKHQAYAWPFYKPVDADVLGLHDYHDIIKKPMDLGTIKKKMESREYKTAAQFAEDVRLIFTNCYRYNPTDSDVVVMARKLQDVFEVKYATMPEETETGNGLDDSDSDDSDLPESESEDEDSEDEREQKIKEITETIKNLQEQLAKLTEEHMQKLKMKKERKESKKVRKKKKDRPSVKSVLGETETPSSMPISSVSSMVPQTVDTSKPAKTPKNKANKKSPSETKKKRTTNKNVTSAKKTKNSNLIGQLPTQPVPMDSDDEDNAKPMTYDEKRQLSLDINKLPGDKLGRVVYIIQSREPSLRDSNPDEIEIDFETLKPSTLRELESYVMSCLKKNKRKPYTRKDSGKSREEAQKEKKQELKKQLEDVKAQLGGSASAKKPNKKEESGTVDVVGGSSRLSGSSSSSSGSDSSSSSDSSSSSDSSDSESGSPEKKTKGKKNQKFKTPEKGHGMKGAPGSPAMSPPMRIHIGGSNTVMVSPQPQLQAPPPLVHNASHYSSQPMMPSAPLTSQPPPLLHSTQTTGTPLPSINNLPTPVIHPNAAAMEVSAVRPMTHSLPQQPSRPVAMATAKPVVKSTNLYVSVPAVNPPVMGNKPAVMAVSPPISNNSPPEQKYYPDARPISPPMGMSLPTNPVMDRSKDLGAPKFFISDDDSSNSPKSSPSKSVPPAPPGATVSATGVGVSFGVGGPSQMGQHNMNDVGRKPELSKSLAQQVKKQDGLRMKNAASWNSLAAGGSSSSVKKTNAMQTFELYRKQAKEKEEREKAIKMQEEQRKMYKENMERERQREEREKLREKEEEEALDMARRSQQEQERRQQIEAEKLAAAKERERKKEQERRKREAMAHKIDMNAQSEMMAAFEETM; encoded by the exons ATGCTGATGACTGGGAAGACTATGCAAGCAGAAATGACAAG AGCCAGTGGTGACTCTGTTGCACAGAGTCCAGTTATGCAGAACTCttcaaatgaatataatttCCCCAGTGACTCGGAGTCTTTAAAAATG AATGACTCTGATGCCAATGATGCTGCTTCTCCTGCATCCTCCTGCCCTCCTGGGGAGCAGTCAAAGCCAAGTGATCGGCCAAAGGGACGCAAAACAAATCAGCTCCAGTACCTACAGAAAACTGTTCTCAAGGCAGTATGGAGGCATCAGTATGCTTGGCCTTTTCACAAGCCTGTGGACATTAAACTTCTCAATTTGCCA gATTATTATGACATAATAAAGCAACCAATGGACCTGGGAACAATAAAGGAAAGATTAGAAACAAATTTTTACTACTCGGCAACTGAATGCATTCAAGACTTTAATCAGATGTTTACAAACTGTTACATTTACAACAATCCAAAAGag gACATAGTGTTAATGGCACAGGTTTTGGAGAAGCTGTTTTTACAAAAAGTGGCCCAAATGCCACCAGAA GAGAAAGAGCTGCCTGCAGCTCCAAAGAAAACCCCTAAAGTCAAAGTTGCCACACCTCGCAACCTCAAGTCTGCCGTAACAACATCAGTCCAACAGGCTTCATCAAGTACTCCAAACTCTTTGACCTCTACAACGGCATTTGTCCCCAGTTCCATAGAAGTCAATGCTCCGTCTCCTGCTAATGTGACCACGACTGCTTCAGGGTCTGAGCCCGAATCCAAAACTGCTATTGCCAGTAGTACATCCAACATTGGAGGCATGATGGATCACAATGTTGTTCCTCCTGCTCAACCCACCAAG ACAGTAAAGCGAGGGGTGAAAAGGAAAGCAGACACAACCACTCCTGTACTTGTGGCCTCATCACCGGGGGATCCGCTGTATGAGCCAAGTCCCAAGgtggagaaaaaaattatcaactcTGTGAGCACACCTGTCATGCCAGGGAAGATCCCTGCTGTAAGGAGGGAGAGCAATAGAAAAATCATCAAGCCCAAGAGGGATCTGCCTGACGAACAGGTAGGTGAAAAG AGCCAGCATGGTGGAAAGAgtaaaaaggggaaaatgtcAGAACAGTTGAAGTACTGTAACAATTTAATGAAGGAGTTGTTTTCCAAAAAACACCAG GCTTATGCCTGGCCCTTTTACAAACCAGTTGATGCTGATGTACTTGGTCTTCATGATTACCATGATATCATCAAGAAGCCTATGGATTTGGGAACAATCAAA AAAAAGATGGAAAGTCGTGAATACAAGACAGCAGCTCAGTTTGCAGAGGATGTGAGATTAATATTTACAAACTGCTATAGATATAACCCTACAGATAGTGATGTAGTTGTAATGGCACGTAAACTTCAGGATGTGTTTGAAGTGAAATATGCCACTATGCCAGAAGAAACAGAAACTGGCAATGGCTTAGACGACAGTGATAGTGATGATTCAGACCTACCGGAGTCCGAGTCAGAGGATGAGGATAGTGAAGACGAGAGGGAAcaaaaaattaaggaaataaCAGAAACG attaaaaatttacaagagCAGCTAGCAAAATTGACAGAAGAGCATATgcaaaagttaaaaatgaagaaagaacGCAAAGAGAGCAAAAAAGTtcggaaaaagaaaaaagatagaCCAAGTGTGAAATCTGTGTTAGGGGAGACAGAGACTCCTTCATCAATGCCTATCTCTAGTGTTTCTTCTATGGTGCCACAAACAGTGGACACTTCTAAACCGGCAAAAACGCCGAAAaacaaagcaaataaaaaatctcCCTcagaaacaaaaaagaaaaggacTACTAACAAAAATGTGACTAgtgcaaagaaaacaaaaaattctaatttaattggACAACTGCCTACACAACCTGTACCCATGGACAGTGATGATGAAGACAATGCTAAACCAATGACTTATGATGAAAAGAGACAATTAAGTTTGGACATTAATAAACTGCCAG GTGACAAGTTGGGTAGAGTTGTGTATATTATTCAGTCAAGAGAGCCGTCCTTACGAGATTCAAATCCGGATGAAATAGAAATAGACTTTGAAACTCTAAAACCCTCAACACTTAGAGAACTTGAAAGCTATGTGATGTCATGCCTGAAGAAGAACAAAAGAAAACCATACA CAAGGAAAGATTCGGGTAAGTCAAGAGAGGAAGCGCAGAAGGAAAAGAAGCAGGAATTAAAGAAACAGTTGGAGGATGTGAAAGCACAGTTAGGGGGAAGTGCAAGTGCTAAGAAACCAAACAAGAAAG AAGAGAGTGGTACGGTGGATGTAGTAGGTGGCTCAAGTCGACTGAGTGGCAGCAGTAGTAGTTCATCAGGAAGTGACAGCAGCAGTTCTAGTGACTCTAGTAGCTCCTCAGACTCCAGTGATTCTGAGTCAG GCTCACCAGAGAAAAAGACCAAAGGAAAGAAAAACCAAAAATTCAAAACTCCTGAAAAGGGACATGGAATGAAG GGAGCTCCAGGGAGTCCTGCCATGTCCCCACCCATGAGAATTCATATTGGAGGTAGCAATACAGTGATGGTGTCACCCCAGCCACAGTTGCAAGCCCCTCCACCTTTGGTTCACAATGCCTCACATTACTCCAGTCAGCCAATGATGCCCTCTGCACCCCTCACCTCACAACCACCCCCACTCCTGCACAGCACACAGACGACGGGGACACCCCTACCCAGTATCAACAATCTACCAACACCCGTCATTCATCCCAACGCAGCAGCTATGG AAGTGTCTGCTGTGAGGCCAATGACTCATTCGCTTCCACAACAACCTAGTCGACCTGTTGCCATGGCAACAGCAAAACCAGTTGTAAAATCTACCA ATTTGTATGTTTCAGTTCCAGCTGTTAATCCCCCTGTTATGGGCAACAAGCCTGCAGTTATGGCAGTGTCCCCACCAATATCTAATAACTCACCTCCAGAGCAGAAATATTATCCAGACGCCAGACCAATATCACCACCAATGGGAATGTCCTTGCCAACCAATCCCGTCATGGATCGATCAAAAGACCTAGGAGCACCCAAGTTCTTCATCAGTGATGATGATTCAAGCAATAGTCCCAAATCAAGTCCATCAAAATCTGTGCCACCAGCACCCCCAGGGGCTACTGTCT CTGCCACAGGTGTGGGTGTATCGTTTGGCGTTGGAGGACCAAGTCAGATGGGTCAGCATAACATGAATGATGTGGGCAGAAAACCAGAACTTAGCAAAAGCTTGGCTCAGCAAGTAAAGAAG caggACGGTTTAAGGATGAAAAATGCTGCCTCATGGAATAGTCTTGCTGCTGGAGGATCATCTAGCTCTGTAAAGAAGACCAATGCTATGCAGACATTTGAGCTTTACCGAAAGCAGgcaaaagaaaaagaggaaagG GAAAAAGCAATTAAAATGCAAGAAGAACAAAGAAagatgtacaaagaaaatatggaaagagaaagacagagagagGAGAGGGAGAAATTGAG AGAAAAAGAAGAGGAGGAAGCTTTAGACATGGCTAGAAGATCTCAACAAGAACAAGAAAGAAGACAGCAGATAGAAGCCGAGAAATTAGCTGCTGCAAAGGAGAGAGAAAGGAAAAAGGAGCAGGAACGCCGAAAACGGGAAGCG ATGGCACACAAAATTGATATGAATGCTCAAAGTGAAATGATGGCTGCCTTTGAGGAGACAATGTGA